A single Pygocentrus nattereri isolate fPygNat1 chromosome 28, fPygNat1.pri, whole genome shotgun sequence DNA region contains:
- the vdac3 gene encoding voltage-dependent anion-selective channel protein 3 isoform X2: MRAARPGLSACFSFSVSSSLRAGVQPGSSEPSKRTIPEKRAKQGLKMDREEDKKKGKETEIQMKESKPCSHCKTKKCGSMAVPPAYSDLGKSAKDIFSKGYAFGTVKLDLKTKSQSGVEFSTGGSSNTDTGKASGNLETKYKVKELGLTFNQKWNTDNTLTTEVTMEDQLAKGLKLGLDTSFVPNTGKKSAKLKTGYKRDYMNVGCDIDFDLAGPTVHAAAVLGYEGWLAGYQMAFDTAKSKLAQNNFALGYKAGDFQLHTNVNDGTEFGGSIYQKVNDQLETAVNLAWTAGSNNTRFGIAAKYKLDKDASVSAKVNNASLVGVGYTQALRPGVKLTLSALIDAKNFNAGGHKVGMGFELEV, encoded by the exons AACGATACCTGAGAAAAGAGCAAAGCAGGGTttaaagatggacagagaggaggacaagaagaaagggaaggagacagagatacagatgaAAGAGAGTAAGCCCTGCTCTCACTGCAAGACGAAGAAGTGCG gTAGCATGGCCGTCCCTCCTGCATACTCTGATCTTGGCAAATCTGCCAAAGATATCTTCAGCAAGGGCTATG CCTTTGGAACAGTTAAACTGGACCTCAAGACCAAGTCCCAGAGTGGAGTT GAGTTCTCCACTGGCGGGTCCAgtaacacagacacagggaaaGCATCTGGTAATCTGGAGACTAAGTACAAAGTGAAGGAGCTGGGACTGACCTTCAACCAGAAATGGAACACTGACAACACTTTGACCACTGAGGTCACCATGGAGGACCAG CTAGCCAAGGGGCTGAAGCTGGGTCTGGACACCTCCTTTGTGCCCAACACTGG GAAGAAGAGTGCTAAGCTGAAGACAGGCTATAAGCGTGACTACATGAATGTGGGCTGTGATATAGATTTTGACCTAGCAGGGCCCACAGTGCATGCTGCAGCAGTGCTCGGCTACGAGGGCTGGCTGGCCGGCTATCAGATGGCCTTCGACACTGCCAAGTCCAAACTGGCTCAGAATAACTTCGCTCTGGGTTACAAGGCTGGTGATTTCCAGCTGCACACCAATGT CAACGATGGCACAGAGTTTGGTGGTTCCATTTACCAGAAAGTGAATGACCAGTTGGAAACGGCGGTGAATCTGGCCTGGACGGCTGGCAGCAACAACACACGCTTTGGCATTGCTGCTAAATACAAGCTGGATAAGGATGCTTCTGTCTCT GCCAAAGTAAACAACGCCAGCCTGGTTGGAGTGGGATACACACAGGCTCTGCGGCCAG GTGTGAAACTCACTCTTTCTGCTCTCATCGATGCAAAGAACTTCAATGCTGGTGGACACAAGGTGGGCATGGGCTTTGAGCTGGAGGTGTAA
- the vdac3 gene encoding voltage-dependent anion-selective channel protein 3 isoform X1: protein MRAARPGLSACFSFSVSSSLRAGVQPGSSEPSKRTIPEKRAKQGLKMDREEDKKKGKETEIQMKESKPCSHCKTKKCGSMAVPPAYSDLGKSAKDIFSKGYAFGTVKLDLKTKSQSGVMEFSTGGSSNTDTGKASGNLETKYKVKELGLTFNQKWNTDNTLTTEVTMEDQLAKGLKLGLDTSFVPNTGKKSAKLKTGYKRDYMNVGCDIDFDLAGPTVHAAAVLGYEGWLAGYQMAFDTAKSKLAQNNFALGYKAGDFQLHTNVNDGTEFGGSIYQKVNDQLETAVNLAWTAGSNNTRFGIAAKYKLDKDASVSAKVNNASLVGVGYTQALRPGVKLTLSALIDAKNFNAGGHKVGMGFELEV from the exons AACGATACCTGAGAAAAGAGCAAAGCAGGGTttaaagatggacagagaggaggacaagaagaaagggaaggagacagagatacagatgaAAGAGAGTAAGCCCTGCTCTCACTGCAAGACGAAGAAGTGCG gTAGCATGGCCGTCCCTCCTGCATACTCTGATCTTGGCAAATCTGCCAAAGATATCTTCAGCAAGGGCTATG CCTTTGGAACAGTTAAACTGGACCTCAAGACCAAGTCCCAGAGTGGAGTT ATG GAGTTCTCCACTGGCGGGTCCAgtaacacagacacagggaaaGCATCTGGTAATCTGGAGACTAAGTACAAAGTGAAGGAGCTGGGACTGACCTTCAACCAGAAATGGAACACTGACAACACTTTGACCACTGAGGTCACCATGGAGGACCAG CTAGCCAAGGGGCTGAAGCTGGGTCTGGACACCTCCTTTGTGCCCAACACTGG GAAGAAGAGTGCTAAGCTGAAGACAGGCTATAAGCGTGACTACATGAATGTGGGCTGTGATATAGATTTTGACCTAGCAGGGCCCACAGTGCATGCTGCAGCAGTGCTCGGCTACGAGGGCTGGCTGGCCGGCTATCAGATGGCCTTCGACACTGCCAAGTCCAAACTGGCTCAGAATAACTTCGCTCTGGGTTACAAGGCTGGTGATTTCCAGCTGCACACCAATGT CAACGATGGCACAGAGTTTGGTGGTTCCATTTACCAGAAAGTGAATGACCAGTTGGAAACGGCGGTGAATCTGGCCTGGACGGCTGGCAGCAACAACACACGCTTTGGCATTGCTGCTAAATACAAGCTGGATAAGGATGCTTCTGTCTCT GCCAAAGTAAACAACGCCAGCCTGGTTGGAGTGGGATACACACAGGCTCTGCGGCCAG GTGTGAAACTCACTCTTTCTGCTCTCATCGATGCAAAGAACTTCAATGCTGGTGGACACAAGGTGGGCATGGGCTTTGAGCTGGAGGTGTAA
- the vdac3 gene encoding voltage-dependent anion-selective channel protein 3 isoform X3, with amino-acid sequence MAVPPAYSDLGKSAKDIFSKGYAFGTVKLDLKTKSQSGVMEFSTGGSSNTDTGKASGNLETKYKVKELGLTFNQKWNTDNTLTTEVTMEDQLAKGLKLGLDTSFVPNTGKKSAKLKTGYKRDYMNVGCDIDFDLAGPTVHAAAVLGYEGWLAGYQMAFDTAKSKLAQNNFALGYKAGDFQLHTNVNDGTEFGGSIYQKVNDQLETAVNLAWTAGSNNTRFGIAAKYKLDKDASVSAKVNNASLVGVGYTQALRPGVKLTLSALIDAKNFNAGGHKVGMGFELEV; translated from the exons ATGGCCGTCCCTCCTGCATACTCTGATCTTGGCAAATCTGCCAAAGATATCTTCAGCAAGGGCTATG CCTTTGGAACAGTTAAACTGGACCTCAAGACCAAGTCCCAGAGTGGAGTT ATG GAGTTCTCCACTGGCGGGTCCAgtaacacagacacagggaaaGCATCTGGTAATCTGGAGACTAAGTACAAAGTGAAGGAGCTGGGACTGACCTTCAACCAGAAATGGAACACTGACAACACTTTGACCACTGAGGTCACCATGGAGGACCAG CTAGCCAAGGGGCTGAAGCTGGGTCTGGACACCTCCTTTGTGCCCAACACTGG GAAGAAGAGTGCTAAGCTGAAGACAGGCTATAAGCGTGACTACATGAATGTGGGCTGTGATATAGATTTTGACCTAGCAGGGCCCACAGTGCATGCTGCAGCAGTGCTCGGCTACGAGGGCTGGCTGGCCGGCTATCAGATGGCCTTCGACACTGCCAAGTCCAAACTGGCTCAGAATAACTTCGCTCTGGGTTACAAGGCTGGTGATTTCCAGCTGCACACCAATGT CAACGATGGCACAGAGTTTGGTGGTTCCATTTACCAGAAAGTGAATGACCAGTTGGAAACGGCGGTGAATCTGGCCTGGACGGCTGGCAGCAACAACACACGCTTTGGCATTGCTGCTAAATACAAGCTGGATAAGGATGCTTCTGTCTCT GCCAAAGTAAACAACGCCAGCCTGGTTGGAGTGGGATACACACAGGCTCTGCGGCCAG GTGTGAAACTCACTCTTTCTGCTCTCATCGATGCAAAGAACTTCAATGCTGGTGGACACAAGGTGGGCATGGGCTTTGAGCTGGAGGTGTAA
- the vdac3 gene encoding voltage-dependent anion-selective channel protein 3 isoform X4: protein MAVPPAYSDLGKSAKDIFSKGYAFGTVKLDLKTKSQSGVEFSTGGSSNTDTGKASGNLETKYKVKELGLTFNQKWNTDNTLTTEVTMEDQLAKGLKLGLDTSFVPNTGKKSAKLKTGYKRDYMNVGCDIDFDLAGPTVHAAAVLGYEGWLAGYQMAFDTAKSKLAQNNFALGYKAGDFQLHTNVNDGTEFGGSIYQKVNDQLETAVNLAWTAGSNNTRFGIAAKYKLDKDASVSAKVNNASLVGVGYTQALRPGVKLTLSALIDAKNFNAGGHKVGMGFELEV from the exons ATGGCCGTCCCTCCTGCATACTCTGATCTTGGCAAATCTGCCAAAGATATCTTCAGCAAGGGCTATG CCTTTGGAACAGTTAAACTGGACCTCAAGACCAAGTCCCAGAGTGGAGTT GAGTTCTCCACTGGCGGGTCCAgtaacacagacacagggaaaGCATCTGGTAATCTGGAGACTAAGTACAAAGTGAAGGAGCTGGGACTGACCTTCAACCAGAAATGGAACACTGACAACACTTTGACCACTGAGGTCACCATGGAGGACCAG CTAGCCAAGGGGCTGAAGCTGGGTCTGGACACCTCCTTTGTGCCCAACACTGG GAAGAAGAGTGCTAAGCTGAAGACAGGCTATAAGCGTGACTACATGAATGTGGGCTGTGATATAGATTTTGACCTAGCAGGGCCCACAGTGCATGCTGCAGCAGTGCTCGGCTACGAGGGCTGGCTGGCCGGCTATCAGATGGCCTTCGACACTGCCAAGTCCAAACTGGCTCAGAATAACTTCGCTCTGGGTTACAAGGCTGGTGATTTCCAGCTGCACACCAATGT CAACGATGGCACAGAGTTTGGTGGTTCCATTTACCAGAAAGTGAATGACCAGTTGGAAACGGCGGTGAATCTGGCCTGGACGGCTGGCAGCAACAACACACGCTTTGGCATTGCTGCTAAATACAAGCTGGATAAGGATGCTTCTGTCTCT GCCAAAGTAAACAACGCCAGCCTGGTTGGAGTGGGATACACACAGGCTCTGCGGCCAG GTGTGAAACTCACTCTTTCTGCTCTCATCGATGCAAAGAACTTCAATGCTGGTGGACACAAGGTGGGCATGGGCTTTGAGCTGGAGGTGTAA